A portion of the Streptomyces sp. NBC_01335 genome contains these proteins:
- the pepN gene encoding aminopeptidase N: protein MPGENLSREEARERAELLTVDGYEIALDLRSAVGGAEEEGAPRTFRSVTTIRFRSARAGASTFADLIAPGVDAVTLNGTALDPAAVFDGSRLALDGLAEGENVLVVDARCAYSRTGEGMHRFVDPEDGEVYLYTQYEPADARRVFANFEQPDLKAPYRFEVAAPEGWRVWSNGAEESHEDGVWRFAETKPISTYITAVVAGPYHYVTDHYSRTFEDGSTLEIPLGAMCRKGLARHFDADDVFLITKQGLDFFHDHFDYPYPFGKYDQAFVPEYNLGAMENPGLVTFREEYIYRGKVTTASYERRANVILHEMAHMWFGDLVTMSWWDDLWLKESFADFMGSFSMVEATRFTNGWITFANNRKAWAYRADQLPSTHPVTADIRDLEDAKLNFDGITYAKGASVLKQLVAYVGRDAFLEGARRYFKQHAYGNTRLGDLLSVLADTSGRDMTAWSRAWLQTAGVNSLTPVVEYDSEGRIAELAVVQEAAASHPELRPHRIAVGLYRHDGSGALARYARVETDVAGARTVIAELAGAEKPELVLVNDDDLTYCKVRFDEQSLATLRDHLGAVTDPLARALCWSALWNMTRDGLMPARDFIALVLAFAGRESDIGVLQMLHNWAQSALTHYAAPAWREEGGRLLAEGALRELRLAVPGGQDQLTWARFFASTASSDEDFRLLGELLDGSATIDGLDVDQELRWAFLFPLAAHGVADEGAIDAELARDDTASGKRHQVRCLAARPSAAVKDQAWAAVVESDRLSNALVEATIGGFVRPSQRALLAPYAGKYFAAIERVWKERSIQIGMHVVSGLFPGLQDDPATLEATDAWLKEHEDAAPALRRLVLEARDDLARALRGQEYDAAV from the coding sequence GTGCCCGGTGAGAACCTGTCCCGCGAAGAGGCCCGCGAGCGGGCGGAGCTGCTGACCGTCGACGGATACGAGATCGCGCTCGATCTGCGGTCCGCCGTCGGCGGGGCCGAGGAGGAGGGCGCCCCGCGCACCTTCCGGTCCGTGACCACCATCCGCTTCCGCTCGGCCCGTGCGGGTGCCTCCACCTTCGCCGACCTGATCGCCCCGGGCGTGGACGCGGTGACCCTGAACGGCACCGCGCTCGACCCGGCGGCCGTCTTCGACGGGTCCCGCCTGGCTCTGGACGGCCTGGCCGAGGGCGAGAACGTCCTGGTGGTCGACGCGCGGTGCGCGTACAGCCGGACCGGCGAGGGGATGCACCGGTTCGTCGACCCGGAGGACGGCGAGGTCTACCTCTACACCCAGTACGAGCCGGCCGACGCCCGCCGGGTCTTCGCCAACTTCGAGCAGCCCGACCTCAAGGCGCCGTACCGCTTCGAGGTGGCGGCCCCCGAGGGCTGGCGGGTCTGGAGCAACGGCGCCGAGGAGTCCCACGAGGACGGGGTGTGGCGGTTCGCCGAGACGAAGCCGATCTCGACGTACATCACCGCCGTGGTCGCGGGGCCGTACCACTACGTGACCGACCACTACTCCCGTACCTTCGAGGACGGCAGCACGCTGGAGATCCCGCTCGGCGCGATGTGCCGCAAGGGTCTCGCCCGCCACTTCGACGCGGACGACGTCTTCCTCATCACCAAGCAGGGCCTGGACTTCTTCCACGACCACTTCGACTACCCGTACCCGTTCGGGAAGTACGACCAGGCGTTCGTGCCGGAGTACAACCTCGGCGCGATGGAGAACCCGGGCCTGGTCACCTTCCGCGAGGAGTACATCTACCGCGGCAAGGTCACCACGGCGTCCTACGAGCGCCGGGCCAACGTCATCCTGCACGAGATGGCGCACATGTGGTTCGGCGACCTCGTCACCATGAGCTGGTGGGACGACCTGTGGCTGAAGGAGTCCTTCGCGGACTTCATGGGCTCCTTCTCGATGGTCGAGGCGACCCGCTTCACCAACGGCTGGATCACCTTCGCCAACAACCGCAAGGCGTGGGCCTACCGGGCCGACCAGCTGCCCTCCACCCACCCGGTCACGGCCGACATCCGCGACCTGGAGGACGCCAAGCTGAACTTCGACGGCATCACGTACGCCAAGGGCGCCTCGGTCCTGAAACAGCTGGTGGCGTACGTCGGGCGGGACGCGTTCCTCGAAGGCGCCCGGCGCTACTTCAAGCAGCACGCCTACGGCAACACCCGCCTCGGCGACCTGCTGTCGGTGCTCGCCGACACCTCCGGCCGCGACATGACGGCCTGGTCCCGCGCCTGGCTCCAGACGGCGGGCGTCAACAGCCTCACCCCGGTGGTGGAGTACGACTCCGAGGGCCGGATCGCCGAGCTCGCCGTGGTCCAGGAGGCCGCCGCCTCCCACCCGGAACTGCGCCCGCACCGGATCGCGGTGGGCCTGTACCGGCACGACGGGAGCGGCGCGCTGGCGCGCTACGCCCGCGTCGAGACGGACGTGGCCGGGGCGCGGACGGTCATCGCCGAGCTGGCCGGGGCCGAGAAGCCCGAGCTGGTCCTCGTCAACGACGACGACCTGACGTACTGCAAGGTCCGCTTCGACGAGCAGTCGCTCGCCACCCTGCGCGACCACCTCGGTGCGGTCACCGACCCGCTGGCCCGCGCCCTCTGCTGGTCGGCGCTGTGGAACATGACCCGCGACGGGCTGATGCCGGCCCGGGACTTCATCGCCCTGGTCCTCGCCTTCGCCGGGCGCGAGTCGGACATCGGCGTGCTCCAGATGCTGCACAACTGGGCCCAGTCCGCGCTCACCCACTACGCGGCCCCGGCCTGGCGCGAGGAGGGCGGCCGGCTGCTGGCCGAGGGGGCGCTGCGCGAGCTGCGGCTCGCCGTGCCGGGCGGCCAGGACCAGCTGACCTGGGCCCGGTTCTTCGCCTCGACGGCTTCCTCGGACGAGGACTTCCGCCTGCTGGGCGAGCTGCTCGACGGCTCCGCCACGATCGACGGACTCGACGTCGACCAGGAGCTGCGCTGGGCGTTCCTCTTCCCGCTGGCCGCGCACGGCGTGGCCGACGAGGGGGCGATCGACGCCGAACTGGCCCGCGACGACACGGCGTCGGGCAAGCGCCACCAGGTGCGCTGCCTGGCGGCGCGCCCCTCGGCGGCGGTCAAGGACCAGGCGTGGGCGGCGGTCGTGGAGTCCGACCGGCTCTCCAACGCCCTGGTGGAGGCGACCATCGGCGGGTTCGTCCGGCCCTCGCAGCGCGCACTCCTCGCGCCGTACGCCGGGAAGTACTTCGCGGCGATCGAGCGGGTCTGGAAGGAGCGCTCCATCCAGATCGGGATGCACGTGGTCTCGGGCCTGTTCCCGGGGCTCCAGGACGACCCGGCGACCCTGGAGGCCACCGACGCCTGGCTGAAGGAGCACGAGGACGCCGCGCCCGCGCTGCGCCGCCTGGTGCTGGAGGCCCGGGACGACCTGGCGCGCGCGCTGCGCGGTCAGGAGTACGACGCGGCGGTCTGA